A genomic window from Triticum urartu cultivar G1812 chromosome 7, Tu2.1, whole genome shotgun sequence includes:
- the LOC125520397 gene encoding serine/threonine-protein phosphatase 7 gives MHAMAEPGGALDPPPPPSPAAPTPPAQWPKDGALDPPPPPSPAAPTPPAQWPKDGALDPPPSPSPVAQPPPVEWPEDGVLTRDWVASFTAALDWCSRSIPPDQLPSVLSADFVRRLVVAAAVILHREPNIVRVDPRPDQSVVVVGDVHGQLHDVMFLLRDAGFPSEERIFVFNGDYVDRGAWGLETLLLLLAWKVFLPNCVFLLRGNHESKYCTSVYGFEQEVMVKYKGQGAQVYRKFLRCFEDLPLASIIAGCVYTAHGGIFRGAVVLPSKRSKRAKKGHKYKAGPTDDSTTLKLGSLDELLKARRTVLDTPYEGSNLIPGDVLWSDPSLDKGLSLNNERGIGLLWGPDITQQFLYTNNLKLIIRSHEGPDARDKRHDLLAMDSGYTIDHHVACGKLITLFSAPDYPQFQASVDRYNNSGAYIVLSPPDFATPDFHTFQAVKPRPKAHPYYDFEDVIDSDEELNLGAMDTGTSSS, from the exons ATGCATGCCATGGCGGAGCCCGGCGGCGCGCTCGACCCCCCTCCTCCCCCCTCTCCGGCCGCGCCGACCCCGCCGGCCCAGTGGCCCAAGGACGGCGCGCTCGACCCCCCTCCTCCCCCCTCTCCGGCCGCGCCGACCCCGCCGGCCCAGTGGCCCAAGGACGGCGCGCTCGACCCCCCTCCTTCCCCCTCTCCGGTCGCGCAGCCCCCGCCGGTCGAGTGGCCCGAGGACGGCGTGCTGACGCGGGACTGGGTGGCCAGCTTCACCGCGGCGCTCGACTGGTGCTCGCGGAGCATCCCGCCGGACCAGCTCCCCTCGGTGCTCTCCGCGGATTTCGTCCGGCGgctcgtcgtcgccgccgccgtcatCCTCCACCGCGAGCCCAACATCGTCCGCGTCGACCCGCGGCCCGACCAGTCCGTCGTCGTCGTGGGGGACGTCCACGGCCAGCTCCACGACGTCATGTTCCTGCTCCGGGACGCCGGGTTCCCCTCGGAGGAGCGAATCTTTGTCTTTAACGGGGATTACGTGGATCGCGGCGCTTGGGGCCTCGAGACCTTGctcctcctcctggcttggaag GTATTCCTTCCAAATTGTGTGTTTCTTCTCCGAGGAAATCATGAATCCAAGTACTGCACGTCAGTATATGGTTTCGAACAGGAGGTAATGGTTAAATATAAAGGTCAAGGCGCTCAAGTTTATCGGAAGTTTTTAAGATGTTTTGAAGATCTTCCTCTAGCATCAATAATAGCAGGATGTGTGTATACTGCTCATGGAGGGATTTTTCGTGGGGCGGTTGTACTACCGTCGAAAAGGTCGAAAAGGGCAAAGAAAGGTCACAAATATAAGGCGGGTCCTACTGATGACTCTACTACTTTGAAGCTTGGATCCCTGGACGAATTGTTAAAAGCGAGGAGAACTGTTCTTGACACCCCGTATGAGGGTTCAAACTTGATTCCTGGAGATGTGCTTTGGTCTGATCCTTCCTTAGATAAGGGTCTTTCCCTGAATAATGAAAGGGGCATTGGTTTGCTTTGGGGTCCAGATATCACTCAACAGTTTCTATATACAAATAATCTGAAG TTAATCATCAGATCACATGAAGGCCCAGATGCAAGAGATAAGCGGCATGATCTATTAGCAATGGACAGTGGATATACAATCGACCATCACGTCGCATGCGGAAAGTTAATAACTCTCTTCAGTGCCCCAGACTATCCACAATTTCAG GCTTCAGTGGACCGTTACAACAATTCTGGAGCATATATTGTCCTCAGCCCCCCTGATTTTGCTACCCCTGATTTCCATACTTTTCAAGCTGTAAAGCCTCGGCCTAAG GCGCATCCCTACTATGATTTCGAAGACGTAATTGATTCTGATGAAGAGTTAAATCTAGGTGCCATGGACACTGGCACGTCGAGCAGTTGA